The Thermoanaerobacterium thermosaccharolyticum DSM 571 region CAACATTTGTCGCTATTTTATATGCTTTTTTAAATTTTCTCTTTATTGGTACAAGAAGTTCATTTGATATCGGCATGCCTCTCTCTATTCTGTCAATTGCAAATTTCAAATGCGTAATAAGCCTCAGATAATCAATAGAATCCGTCTCAATCTTCCTGTCTATCATGTCTTCTATGTTTTTCACAAGTTCTGAAACAAGTCGCGTATTTTTCATGGTAACAGATACGCCGGAATTTTCGAACGCTGCATGAAGGTGCAGCGCAATAAATCCTGCTTCATCTTCAGGAAGCTTAATATTTAATCTACCACTTATGATATCAATGGCTTTAAGTGCTATTTTATAGTCATCTTTATAAAGGGCACTTATCTCTTGGTTAAAAATCAAAAAGCCGGCAAGGAAAAAACCTCACCGGCTAATGCCTGCATTGCAGTTACACCTTCTTAATTTTATAATATCAAATTTACACAAAAATGTAAAGCATTTATAATTTTTTAACTGCACTTGTTATGCTTTCCATATTAGCTTTTTGCTCCTCAGTAAATGCTACTTGATTATTTACATAATCCAAATTCTTTGTGTTGTTTTCATCAACTTTATTTATTATTTCCATCAACTGCTCAGAAGATGCTAAAAGCTCCTCAACTTGTGCAGATATATTTTGCGATGCACCCATGACACTCTTTACAGCCTGCAATGTCTTGTCAGAGCCAGCGGCAGTCTCAGTAGTTACATCTGATATATTGCTTATAACCATCGAAATCTCATCAAAGCCCTTCTTAACGTCATTGAATATATCAAGAACTTTATTAACTTCTGATGCCGCTTTTGTAGAATTATCTATGTCATTGATGACACTGTCAATAGTCACTCCTGTATAACTTGTTATGTTTTCTATTATCTCACCAATCTTTACAACACTGTCTGTAGACTGCTTAGCCAGTTTTCTTATCTCCTCAGCAACAACAGCAAAACCTTTTCCATATTCACCTGCTCTTGCAGCCTCAATAGCTGCATTGAGAGATAAAAGATTTGTCTGATCTGCAATTTCAGATATTGCAGACAGTATTTCTTTTATTCCTCCCATCTTCTTATCCAGCTCTTTCAGCTCATTTGAATTGACTTTTGAATTTTTAAGACTTTGATTCAAAGTATTAATAAGGTTTCTTACTACATCTCCTTGATTCTTGACATTGTCTTCTATCTCTCTTATTTTCTCTATAGCCTTATTCATATCATTCAATAAATTCTCGGAAGACCTTGATAACTCTTCATTTGCCTCAGAGACATTTGTTATCGACAAAGCAACTTCATTAGCATTTTCTGCAATCGTATTTATACTTTCTGTAAGCTGTTCGATGCCATCTCTTGACATCTTGATATTTCCTGTATTTTCCTCAGCCATTTTTCTCAGTTCAATTGATGAATCTAAAACTTTTTCAGAATGCTCCATTGATTTACTTACTTCGCTATTTATAATCCTTGAAAGTTTCCTCAGTTTTCTAACAGTTATAAGCGAGTATATTATGATTACGACAATGCAAATAACACTTATAATAACCGACACCTTGAATGTTCTGTCATTCTGAGCTATCATGTCATTAAACATAGGCAAAAAACCTTGAGAATACTTATTGCTAAAATCTGTCATGTTATTCTGAATCTGCGTCGCATAATAACTAATCTTCAAAGTCTTATCGCTGTCTTGATCAAGATTGTATGTGTCATTTAAACTATCTATTGCAGTACTAATATTTTTTATGCTATCATTTATGCCATCTACATCAGCTTTTAACTGTTTATACAAGCTTGTACCTTTAAAGTCTTCCAATGCATTACCTATGCTATTTATATTTTGTGTGATGTTATTTAAATCAGTCTTTAAGGCACTTTTAGTATTCTGCCCGACAGTGTAATTATTTACATCGTTCAGAAGAACGCTGCTGTACTGTGCCAGCTGCACCTGTGAGTTTGAAATGTAAAGTACCTGATTGATGACAAACTTTTTTAAATTGTTGATATTATTTTTTGTGTTTATCATCCCAAAATTAACAGTAAAAGATAATACCAAAAGCAAAATACCGATTACTACAAAAGCTCTTATGAGTTCGCCCCTTAATGTTTTTGTCATTTACACCCCTCCATAGATAAAACGTTTTGTTAACTATATCGGCTTTTATTTGAAAATGTTAAATGATTGCAAAAAAAAATTCCTCCAAGAGGAATTTTTGCATATATCATATATAATTTTTACATATATATCAATTGTGGCCTTTCGACGTATTCGTCTGTAATTATTATAAACTTTTTTATTTCATTTAAAGCCCATTCTAGCTTATCTCTATCATTTGCATATATTGTTGCTATAGGATCACCCTTCCTTACAATATCTCCGATTTTACCGCCTAACATTATACCTACTGATAAATCGATAGAGTCTTCTTTTGTAGACCTTCCAGCACCTAATTTCATAGCAATAAGTCCTAAATCTAAAGCATATAAATCTTTTATATACAAGTCTTCCTCAGCACACCATGATTCAACAAATTTAGCCTGAGGAAGCAGTGATATGTCATCTACTATCCTGGCATCTCCACCTTGCGCACTAATGAACTCTTTGAATTTATCCAGTGCTTTACCGCTTGTCAAAGCCTCTTTCAACATCTCTTTTGCTTCATCCGTATCTTTTGCAACCCCAGCGATTGTAAGCATATCAGCACCTAAGACCATACAAACATCCAGAAGATCCTTTGAACCATTTCCTTTTAATACGTCGATGGCTTCTACTACTTCCAATGAATTACCTATAGCAAGCCCCAGCGGCTCATCCATGTTTGTTACATGGGCAACTGTCTTCCGTCCTACAGAATTACCTATTTCAACCATGAGATTTGCAAGCTTTTTGGCGCTTTCAATATCTTTCATAAATGCACCACGTCCAACTTTTACATCCAAAACTATCCCGTCGGCACCTGATGCAATCTTTTTGCTCATTATCGAGCTTGCTATAAGTGGTATTGAATCAACTGTTGCAGTAACATCTCTCAATGCATACAGCTTCTTATCTGCAGGTGTCAAATTGCTTGACTGTCCTACAACAGCAATGCCGTGCTTATTTACATTGTCTATGAATTCTCTTTCACTTAGCTCTACTCTCATGCCTGGAATAGATTCAAGTTTGTCTATTGTACCACCTGTATGTCCCAGACCTCTTCCTGACATCTTTGCAACAGGCGCACCACAAGCTGCAACAAGAGGTGCTAATACTAACGTGGTGGTATCTGCAACACCTCCAGTGGAATGTTTATCAACCTTAATACCTTTTATTTCAGATAAATCCAATACATCTCCAGAATGTGCCATGGCCATTGTTAGATTTGCAGTCTCTTCATTTGTCATGCCATTAAAGTATATGGCCATCAAAAGAGCGCTCATCTGATAATCAGGTATATAATCTTTTGTATATGATGATATAATAAAATCTATCTCGTCTTTTGTAAAAGTGCCTCCATCTCTTTTCTTCATTATAAGATCGTACATTCGCATATCAAACCCTCCTAACTAAAATGGCAGTTCATCAAGGAATGATGTCCCATGACCTGTACCTTTAACGTTGAACACTTCAGCAATAGTAGCAGCAATATCAGAAAATGTTTGTCTCACTCCCAAGTTTGCGCCATGTTTAAATTTTGGACTGTACACTATAAGTGGTACATATTCTCTAGAATGATCTGTGCTGGCTGTAGTAGGATCATTGCCGTGATCCGCAGTTATAATCATCAAATCATCATCATCAAGTTTTGCCAATATTTCTGGAAGATGATTATCAAAATATTTTAAAGCATCAGCATAGCCTTCAGGATTGTTTCTGTGTCCATAAAGCATATCAAAATCCACTAAATTTGTAAAAATCAAACCACTTTTAATTTTGTCTAAAGCTTTCAAAGTCGCAATTATACCGTCTTTATTGTTTGTGGTATGATCCTTACCTGTTATGCCACACCCTGCAAATATGTCCTCTATCTTACCTATAGCGAATACTTCATAGCCAACCTCTTTAAGGTTATCCAATATAGTTGGGCTTAAAGGCTTTAATGAAAAATCTCTTCTATTTTCTGTCCTGACAAAATTGCCGGGCTTTCCTACGAATGGTCTTGCTATGACTCTTCCTACAGCAAACTCGCCATTTAACATTTCTCTTGCAATTTCACACATTCTATAAAGCTCGTTAAGCGGTATTACATCTTCATGAGCAGCAATTTGAAATACGCTGTCTGCCGACGTATAGACAATAGGACAACCTGTTTTCACATGTTCTTCTCCGAGCTCTTCAATTATCTCCGTTCCTGATGCAGGTTTATTCCCTATCACTTTTCTGCCTATTTTCTCTTCAAATGGCTTTATTACTTCGTCTGGAAATCCATTAGGAAATGTTGGAAAAGCTTTGTCTATCCAAAGTCCTGCTATTTCCCAATGTCCAGTCGTCGTATCCTTGCCAGCAGAATGTTCTTGCATTTTTCCATATGCACCTATAGCACTTTCATCAGCTTCCACGCTTTTAAGCGGCAGTATATTTCCCAGCCCTAATCTACCTAAATTCGGAAGCTTAACACCTGTCACATCGCATATGTGTCCAAGCGTATTTGAACCATTATCACCATATTTATATGCATCAGGAGCCTCACCTACACCAACGCTGTCTAAAACTATCAACAAAACTCTCTTAATCATTTAATCACCTCTATTAAAATATGTTTCACAAATTTAAATATTATTTTCATCGGATAAAGAAAATGCATATGGAAGCAGATCTTTAGCTTTTTTTACCACATAGTCGCCTTTCATATTTCCTAAAATGACCGTCAAATCTTCACCGCCTAATTCGTACATCACCTGTCTACATGAACCGCACGGTGATACAGGTCCATCAGTATCGGCTACTACAGCAATCGCTTTTATCTTTCTATCTCCATTGGAATATGCATTAAATAACGCTGTTCTCTCTGCACAATTCGTAAGTCCGTATGAAGAATTTTCTATGTTACATCCTTTATAAGTATTCCCATTACCTGTAATGACACATGCACCAACTTTAAAATGGGAGTAAGGCACATACGCCTTCTCCCTTGCCTCTTTTGCCATTTCCAATAATTTCTGATAATCCATCGGCTCAACCTCCTAATCAATCACGCTTTCTGATGATATAAAAATCAAACTTATCTGCATTGAAATAGTTAGAAGAAAAAAGTATTGGCATATTGTTTTCATCATAATGAATCTGTTCAAGCAAAAGCACAGAGCCATTCTTTCCTATATTAAGCTTCTTTTCTATCGTAAAATCATGTTTAACAACTTTAATACTTGAGACTGCATAGGTTATCTTTATATTGTATTCATTTTCTAAAAATGCAAACATAGATTCCTCAAAACCGCTGAACTTATCTCCTACTATTTTACGAGGTAGTCTATCAACACAGTACACAACAGGTATGTCATCTGCCGTTCTAACTCTTTCGACTTTATATATTTCATCACCGGGATTAAGTTTTAATTTTTCAGCTTCATTTTCCAGCGCCGGCAATTTATAAAATGTAAAGTCTTTTGTACCAGGCTTCATTCCCTGCAGTTTAATAAGCGCTGTAACGCTAAACAATTCCTCAAGCCCGCTTCGTATAATTGGTTTTCTGCGAACAAAAGTACCTACACCTTGCTGCTTAGCTATCAGACCCTCATCTTCCATTATTCTCATCGCTTCTCTAAGTGTAGCCCTGCTAATGCCAAATTCTTTTGAGAGAGAAGCCTCAGAAGGAAGTTTCATTCCTTCCTTCCATACCCCTGTCTTTATAAGCTCCTCCATCTTATTTAAAGCCAACTCATAAAGTGGCTTTTTATCAGGTACTAACATATTAAGCCTCACTTTTTAGGCGTATATGGCACACCATCTGCAGCAGGAGATACACTTTTGCCGCCAACCCCAACCAGAGCCAAAACGGTGAGAATATATGGAAGCATCATAATTATATTCTTTGATATTGCACTATTTTGTAGCTGCATGCTTAAAGCCGTCGCAAATCCAAAAAGCAGCGCTGCTCCAAAAGAACCAAATGGCGTCCATTTGCCGAATATCATAGCTGCCAATGCTATATATCCTCTTCCACTGGACATATCAGTGCTAAAACTGTTTAAAAGACCTATCGATAGATATGCACCACCTATTGCTGAAAACAAGCCACTTAAAGCGACACCAAGGTACCTTAACTTTATTACGTTAATTCCTGCAGTTTCGGCTGCCTCAGGATTTTCTCCAACAGCCCTTATTCTTAATCCTAGATTTGTATGAAACAAGAAATAATTTGATGCAAATATCAAAATTATCATAAGATATACTATAACGCTATTGCCACTTAAAATTTGTCCTATAAATGGTATATTTTTAATAACAGGAATATTTATATTGGGAAGCATTGGCGTATCTGTCGGCGTACCGCTGAAACCAAAGATTGTGTTTAAAAGATATGCAGTAAATCCTGATGCAAATATATTTATTGCCATACCAAGAATAACTTGATCAGCAGTAAGTGTCACAGCAGCCCATGCAAAAATAACAGCTACTATCATACCCACCACAATTGCACCTAATAGTCCCAGCCAAGCACTTCCTGTTAAATGTGCAAACAGTACGGCAAAAAAAGCAGCAATAAGCATTATACCCTCCATCGCAATATTGACAACACCTGATCTCTCAGAAAAAGTTCCTCCAAGTGCTGGCAGTGCTAGTGGTGTTGCCATAGCAAGCGTAGCCGACCACAACTGAGGATTTAATAAAATCTCTTTCATGACGCTAACTCCTCCTTTTTTTGCTTCTTAAACTTGCTTTTCAATACTTCAATAATTTTGTCAGCAGCGACAAAGAATATTATTAATCCTGTTATGACATCCGTAAGCTGACCAGGCACTTGCGCATTTAACTGCATATACTGTGACCCTGTTCCAAGTGCCGCAAACAGCAGCGCTGAAAATATGACTCCAATCGGATTATTCTTTGCCAGCAGCGCAACTACTATGGCTGTGTAACCATAACCGGATGTAAAACTATCGTAAAGCCTATGCTGCACACCTAAAATTTGAACAGCACCTGCAAGACCCGCAAATATACCACTCAAGCTTAACGAAAGTACAATATTAAATGGAACATTCATACCAGCATATTTCGATGCTCTTTGGTTGAATCCAACAGCTCTCATCTCGTATCCCCAAACTGTCTTATACATAAACCAATATACAAACAATGCTGCTGCTATCGCAATCAATATTCCATATGATAGCTGTGTACCTTTTAATATGGTAGGGATAACAGCAGAATCCTTAATAAGTGGAGACTGCGGAACAGATCCTTTTTCCATCATGGGACCAAATTCTAGAAGATAATGGCTGAAATATATTGCAACATAGCTCATCATCATAGTTGTAATGACTTCATGTGCACCTGTATATGCCTTTGCAAATCCTGGAACTATTCCACCCCAAAGTCCTCCGGCAATCATTGCTGCAATTAAAGCAAATGGTATGTGAATATACCATGGTAGTCCTTTGAAAGAATAGCCTATCCATGTAGCAACTATCGCACCAATCCAGTACTGTCCTTCTGCACCGATATTGAAAAGCCCTGCGTTAAATGCTATTGCAACGCCAAGACCGGTTATAATCAGAGGCACAGCATTAGCGAGTGTATTCGCTATATTGGGCAATGTGCCAAATGCACCCATAAACAACGATACATAAGCAGATACCGGATTAAAGCCCGTCACTAACATTATAATAGAACCTATAATAATAGCGATTATTACTGCAAATATAGGCATGTAAATGCTTTTTAATAATTTTTTCATAATCACACCTCAACTTCCTTAGTGTCTATTTGCGAACCTGCCATGAGCAATCCAATTTTCTCTCTCGTAGCAGACTTGCCATCAAGTATATCCATAATCACACCATTATGAATAACCCCAATCCTGTCTGATAGGGACATTATCTCCTCAAGCTCTAAAGAAACAAGAAGTATAGCAGAACCTTCATCTCTCAACTGAAGCAATCTCTTATGAATATACTCGATAGCTCCTACATCCATTCCCCTCGTCGGCTGGACAGCTATCAAAAGCTTTGGATTTGAGCCGACTTCTCTAGCAAGAATTATCTTCTGCTGGTTGCCACCTGAAAGATTACCTGCCAGAAGATTATAATCAGTTGGTCTTATATCAAATTCCTCAACTTTCTTAGAAGCATTTTCAAATACTCTTTTGTACTGAATAACACCATTTTTCGAATACTGACTGTTTTTATACTCCTTTAAAATTAAATTATCAGCCACGCTGAATTTCATAATAAGTCCTTCTTGTTGCCTGTCTTGCGGAATATATGATATACCAAGCTTATACCTTTCACGAGTTGGCAACTTTTCAATGTTATTATTATTATACTTAATAATACCTGATTTTATTGACCTTAACCCCATCAATGCCTCAATAAGCTCTGTTTGACCATTGCCATCTATACCAGCCAATCCAAAAATTTCTCCACTTCTTATATCAAAGCTAACATTTTTAACTCTTTCTATATTCTGTTCATCTGATACAGTTAAGTCTTTTACTGAAAGAACGACATCGCCAGGTTTGTATTCTGTTTTTTCTACTCTTAGTACAACCTCTCTTCCAACCATAAGATTCGCTAATTCCTGCTCAGATGTATCTTTTGTATTTAAAGTCCCTACTGTTTTGCCTCTTCTCATTACAGTCACTTTATCAGATATCTCTTTTACTTCGTCTAATTTATGGCTTATGAATATGATAGATATTCCTTGTTTTTTCAAGTTTCTCATTATTCCAAATAGCTCTTCTGTCTCCTGAGGTGTAAGCATAGCCGTAGGTTCGTCCAAAATGAGAAGTTTTGCATGCCTATAAAATGCTTTAAGAATTTCTACCCTCTGCTGCAGTCCCACAGATAAATCTTTAACTTTAGCGTCAGGATCGATTTCAAGATGATAATTTCTTGATATCTCTCTTATCAATTCGTTTGCTTTCTTTTTATTGTAAGAAATACCACCCGGTTCAGCACCAAGGACTATATTTTCTGCAACAGTAAGAACTGGAATCAGCATAAAATGCTGATGCACCATTCCAATACCTTTTTCTATTGCTTCATGTGGTCCATTAAGGTTTAAAACTTCTCCATTAAATTTTAATTCACCTGAATCTGGTCTATAAAGTCCATATATGACATTCATTAAAGTAGATTTTCCGGCACCGTTTTCACCAAGTATTGCATGAATTTCTCCTTTTTCAACTATGAGATTTACTCCGTCATTTGCCCTGACTTTCGGAAATATTTTTGTAATGTTATTCACTTCTAATAAAGCGCTCATCAATACACCTCCTAAAAAAGGGCTGATCACCGTCAGCCCCAAAGTTAGCCTTTATTTTTGTACTTGATCTGAAACTTTTATAGTGCCATCCTTAATCTGTTTTGCATAATCATTTACTTTGTCGATTATTGATTGTGGTACATCTTTTATAGGCTTTGCATATCCTACCCCGTTATTAGCCAAATCAAAGTACACTAGTCCACTTTTGAAATTATTATTAAGTGCGCTCTTTATAACATCAAATGTTGCAACATCAACTTTCTTAAGTGCTGATGTCATAACAGTATCAGGAGCCATATAATTCTGATCTGCGTCAACACCGATAGCATATATATTCTTTTCCTTTGCAGCATTTATAACGCCATCACCAGTCTGACCAGCATCACCAAATACTATATCAGCACCTTGGCTTATTTGTGTCAAAGCCATCTGTTTTCCAGATGCTGGGTCGTTAAAGTTTCCTGTATAGCTTACAAGGACTTTTGCATCAGGATTTACAGCTTTAACACCTTGCTGGAAACCTGCAATGTAGCTATCAACAGGTGGTATCTGCATTCCACCAACAACGCCGACGACGTTTTGGTCATTTAACTTTGCGTTCTTTTCTTTTTCCATAAGGCCAGCCATTACACCAACTAAATATCCGCACTGCTCTGTTTTAAATGTAGCAGATGCAACATTTGGCCTATCTGTTATATCTGAGTCGATTATTAAAAACTTTGTGTCTGGGAATTCCTTCGATACCTGCTCAACAGCATCTTTCATAAGAAATCCAACTGCAATTACTACGTTGTATTTCTGTTGAGCAAATTGTGTAAGATTTGTCACATAGTCTGTTTGCTGTTTTGACTGAATAAAGTTAACTGTAACACCAAGCTCATTCTTCGCTCTCTCTAAGCCTTGATAAGCCAGTTGGTTGAAGCTGTGGTCATTTATACCACCAACATCTGTGACAAGGCCTACTTTAAAGTTTTTGTTTTTCGCTGCTTGGCCTGTGCTATTCGGCTGTGATGATTGCTGTTTTGTCTTTGAAGTACAACCTGATAAAAGTGATAAAGTCAGCACAAATGCTAACATCAACGAAAGAACTACACGTAATTTTTTCATTACTTCATCCTCCTATTTTTATTATCGTTTTCAACTATTTAGCCTTCTGAAATTTTAGTCGTTGTCTGACATCTAACAACATTATAGTTCTAATAAGCGATGTTGTACAACTTTTTCTATGGCTGGTATTTGCAGTTTATATCATATTTACTATGTATTTCTTTATTTTTCTCGCTTTTAAATATACTTATACTCTAGTAAAAATATCATAGATCTTTCATAGATATATTCAAAATCTCATCTCTTATAGGTCCATATCTTTTTATTAAATCATCACATTCGCTAAGGACACTATCAACAAAAGATTTGTCTTTTATGTATTTCGCATTTACTTTCACATTTATCATGGCACTTTGAAGCCCAGCATAGAGAAGCAAAGCTCCAACTGCAGCATCAGAGACTGCATTTGGGTTTCCATACTGTGCTATAAGCAAAGTCGGAGCAAATCCTTCACTGCATAGACGTGCTAACTTAAGTGGTACATTTATAGCTTTCATATAGGCTTTCTCAAGTTTTTCACTTCTTATGGCTTTATTTTCATCAGTATCTTTAGGCATTTTAATTGCACTTATGACTTCTTCATATGCGTTTTTATCCTCATCCACCAATTCCATAAACTCAGAAAGAAGCCTTCTGCAAATTTTGAGTCCACTTTCTATCTCGTCTTTGATGTCATCATCATACTCATTGTAAAATTGCCTGCCAATTGTAAGATTGTACACCATTGATGATAAAGCTATACCAAGACTTGCTACCAAAGAAGAAACGCTGCCACCGCCCGGAGCAGGCTTTGACGATGCAACTTCATTTACATAATCATTCAATGTACGGTTTATAAGCATGAAATCATCTCCTTTTATTACTATTTATTTAATTATATCTTATTTCCACTTTATTGAGCAATTACTCGTACAATCTATATTCTATAACTTTATCGTAACTGAAATTTTCCATCATAAGATAATACTCTGCTGTATCATACAATGCTTTAGCAGGAATCAATCCTATAAGCTCACTGCCAACAACATTTACACCATATCTAGCTGCTTCTCTTTTAATCACCTCGAATACCCTGAATACAGGCGTTTTTTCGTAATTTGTAAAATTCATTGAAACTTGTACAATATTTCTCTGTTTTAAATCTACTCCCATCGCTTTTAAATATCTAAACCCACCACTGGAAAATCTCACAGCCTTCGCTATCTTGTTTGCAATGTCTATATTGTTTGTCCCTAAATTCACGTTATAAGCAATAAGATAGTGTCTTGCTCCAATAACA contains the following coding sequences:
- a CDS encoding phosphopentomutase; the encoded protein is MIKRVLLIVLDSVGVGEAPDAYKYGDNGSNTLGHICDVTGVKLPNLGRLGLGNILPLKSVEADESAIGAYGKMQEHSAGKDTTTGHWEIAGLWIDKAFPTFPNGFPDEVIKPFEEKIGRKVIGNKPASGTEIIEELGEEHVKTGCPIVYTSADSVFQIAAHEDVIPLNELYRMCEIAREMLNGEFAVGRVIARPFVGKPGNFVRTENRRDFSLKPLSPTILDNLKEVGYEVFAIGKIEDIFAGCGITGKDHTTNNKDGIIATLKALDKIKSGLIFTNLVDFDMLYGHRNNPEGYADALKYFDNHLPEILAKLDDDDLMIITADHGNDPTTASTDHSREYVPLIVYSPKFKHGANLGVRQTFSDIAATIAEVFNVKGTGHGTSFLDELPF
- a CDS encoding pyrimidine-nucleoside phosphorylase, which produces MRMYDLIMKKRDGGTFTKDEIDFIISSYTKDYIPDYQMSALLMAIYFNGMTNEETANLTMAMAHSGDVLDLSEIKGIKVDKHSTGGVADTTTLVLAPLVAACGAPVAKMSGRGLGHTGGTIDKLESIPGMRVELSEREFIDNVNKHGIAVVGQSSNLTPADKKLYALRDVTATVDSIPLIASSIMSKKIASGADGIVLDVKVGRGAFMKDIESAKKLANLMVEIGNSVGRKTVAHVTNMDEPLGLAIGNSLEVVEAIDVLKGNGSKDLLDVCMVLGADMLTIAGVAKDTDEAKEMLKEALTSGKALDKFKEFISAQGGDARIVDDISLLPQAKFVESWCAEEDLYIKDLYALDLGLIAMKLGAGRSTKEDSIDLSVGIMLGGKIGDIVRKGDPIATIYANDRDKLEWALNEIKKFIIITDEYVERPQLIYM
- a CDS encoding BglG family transcription antiterminator produces the protein MIFNQEISALYKDDYKIALKAIDIISGRLNIKLPEDEAGFIALHLHAAFENSGVSVTMKNTRLVSELVKNIEDMIDRKIETDSIDYLRLITHLKFAIDRIERGMPISNELLVPIKRKFKKAYKIATNVAKLIGNSLDKDVPEDEIGYLAIHIQRLIND
- a CDS encoding ABC transporter permease, translating into MKKLLKSIYMPIFAVIIAIIIGSIIMLVTGFNPVSAYVSLFMGAFGTLPNIANTLANAVPLIITGLGVAIAFNAGLFNIGAEGQYWIGAIVATWIGYSFKGLPWYIHIPFALIAAMIAGGLWGGIVPGFAKAYTGAHEVITTMMMSYVAIYFSHYLLEFGPMMEKGSVPQSPLIKDSAVIPTILKGTQLSYGILIAIAAALFVYWFMYKTVWGYEMRAVGFNQRASKYAGMNVPFNIVLSLSLSGIFAGLAGAVQILGVQHRLYDSFTSGYGYTAIVVALLAKNNPIGVIFSALLFAALGTGSQYMQLNAQVPGQLTDVITGLIIFFVAADKIIEVLKSKFKKQKKEELAS
- a CDS encoding methyl-accepting chemotaxis protein, with product MTKTLRGELIRAFVVIGILLLVLSFTVNFGMINTKNNINNLKKFVINQVLYISNSQVQLAQYSSVLLNDVNNYTVGQNTKSALKTDLNNITQNINSIGNALEDFKGTSLYKQLKADVDGINDSIKNISTAIDSLNDTYNLDQDSDKTLKISYYATQIQNNMTDFSNKYSQGFLPMFNDMIAQNDRTFKVSVIISVICIVVIIIYSLITVRKLRKLSRIINSEVSKSMEHSEKVLDSSIELRKMAEENTGNIKMSRDGIEQLTESINTIAENANEVALSITNVSEANEELSRSSENLLNDMNKAIEKIREIEDNVKNQGDVVRNLINTLNQSLKNSKVNSNELKELDKKMGGIKEILSAISEIADQTNLLSLNAAIEAARAGEYGKGFAVVAEEIRKLAKQSTDSVVKIGEIIENITSYTGVTIDSVINDIDNSTKAASEVNKVLDIFNDVKKGFDEISMVISNISDVTTETAAGSDKTLQAVKSVMGASQNISAQVEELLASSEQLMEIINKVDENNTKNLDYVNNQVAFTEEQKANMESITSAVKKL
- a CDS encoding GntR family transcriptional regulator, with the protein product MLVPDKKPLYELALNKMEELIKTGVWKEGMKLPSEASLSKEFGISRATLREAMRIMEDEGLIAKQQGVGTFVRRKPIIRSGLEELFSVTALIKLQGMKPGTKDFTFYKLPALENEAEKLKLNPGDEIYKVERVRTADDIPVVYCVDRLPRKIVGDKFSGFEESMFAFLENEYNIKITYAVSSIKVVKHDFTIEKKLNIGKNGSVLLLEQIHYDENNMPILFSSNYFNADKFDFYIIRKRD
- a CDS encoding ABC transporter ATP-binding protein, whose amino-acid sequence is MSALLEVNNITKIFPKVRANDGVNLIVEKGEIHAILGENGAGKSTLMNVIYGLYRPDSGELKFNGEVLNLNGPHEAIEKGIGMVHQHFMLIPVLTVAENIVLGAEPGGISYNKKKANELIREISRNYHLEIDPDAKVKDLSVGLQQRVEILKAFYRHAKLLILDEPTAMLTPQETEELFGIMRNLKKQGISIIFISHKLDEVKEISDKVTVMRRGKTVGTLNTKDTSEQELANLMVGREVVLRVEKTEYKPGDVVLSVKDLTVSDEQNIERVKNVSFDIRSGEIFGLAGIDGNGQTELIEALMGLRSIKSGIIKYNNNNIEKLPTRERYKLGISYIPQDRQQEGLIMKFSVADNLILKEYKNSQYSKNGVIQYKRVFENASKKVEEFDIRPTDYNLLAGNLSGGNQQKIILAREVGSNPKLLIAVQPTRGMDVGAIEYIHKRLLQLRDEGSAILLVSLELEEIMSLSDRIGVIHNGVIMDILDGKSATREKIGLLMAGSQIDTKEVEV
- a CDS encoding ABC transporter permease, with translation MKEILLNPQLWSATLAMATPLALPALGGTFSERSGVVNIAMEGIMLIAAFFAVLFAHLTGSAWLGLLGAIVVGMIVAVIFAWAAVTLTADQVILGMAINIFASGFTAYLLNTIFGFSGTPTDTPMLPNINIPVIKNIPFIGQILSGNSVIVYLMIILIFASNYFLFHTNLGLRIRAVGENPEAAETAGINVIKLRYLGVALSGLFSAIGGAYLSIGLLNSFSTDMSSGRGYIALAAMIFGKWTPFGSFGAALLFGFATALSMQLQNSAISKNIIMMLPYILTVLALVGVGGKSVSPAADGVPYTPKK
- a CDS encoding BMP family lipoprotein, producing the protein MKKLRVVLSLMLAFVLTLSLLSGCTSKTKQQSSQPNSTGQAAKNKNFKVGLVTDVGGINDHSFNQLAYQGLERAKNELGVTVNFIQSKQQTDYVTNLTQFAQQKYNVVIAVGFLMKDAVEQVSKEFPDTKFLIIDSDITDRPNVASATFKTEQCGYLVGVMAGLMEKEKNAKLNDQNVVGVVGGMQIPPVDSYIAGFQQGVKAVNPDAKVLVSYTGNFNDPASGKQMALTQISQGADIVFGDAGQTGDGVINAAKEKNIYAIGVDADQNYMAPDTVMTSALKKVDVATFDVIKSALNNNFKSGLVYFDLANNGVGYAKPIKDVPQSIIDKVNDYAKQIKDGTIKVSDQVQK
- a CDS encoding cytidine deaminase is translated as MDYQKLLEMAKEAREKAYVPYSHFKVGACVITGNGNTYKGCNIENSSYGLTNCAERTALFNAYSNGDRKIKAIAVVADTDGPVSPCGSCRQVMYELGGEDLTVILGNMKGDYVVKKAKDLLPYAFSLSDENNI